In Solenopsis invicta isolate M01_SB chromosome 1, UNIL_Sinv_3.0, whole genome shotgun sequence, one genomic interval encodes:
- the LOC105208119 gene encoding structural maintenance of chromosomes protein 1A isoform X1 yields MPILNTIEISNFKSFKGKTVISPIPRFLAIIGPNGSGKSNIMDAISFALGEKASALRVKRLNQLIHGFPLRQSMTEGIAYVKLVFIGDDINDKSFTRMIHGETNQYKIDNKVVTDKFYMTELRQVGLDIKAGNFLIPQGCIEHFALKMPKALTIMFEQTCNSIAYKADYERLKSELLKVEDETHLQHQMLKQLRVQKKNATVEKAETKEYLQLQEEYNKRKLKCQLIRLLLIQKKMEFLEDIKRKIKSDIDEHQRNKKFRVILLKEIQIKFKSLSIDHEVIEENIIEMENSIQKKKTELAIFEENISYWKNKHSYAIEFLYSASKARETKQKVIQELEDELKQINNKLTELRKASQTSIIELSDCQVKRYMELTIKVECQAKDFVEQINNLLHNKQEDHDKLDNANRRKQELEDKVKQIRLKKKNLETRLKRLQDLNAESKVLSIEKKKIVDELNQKIYDTKDKSLRLENAITKIREQLSEIDIGNRQHDKNETIKKLKQLYSGVYGRLSNLCKPIHERYNVATTKVFGKKMEAIIVDTKHTAIRCIEFLKEHRLDIETFLPLDTIKTVHLNEQLRTIKEPRNVKLLYDVLNISPEINKAVLFVTKNTLVCETVKDAQIIAQSREKWKAQNCVSLDGCFYRKDGIISGGQADLIKKAKQWVEQDVLQLSEQKTQLTQELRNLPKISLKLQFEREEITVQINELEARNKYIEIDIKDTENQIVKMQQELDLDTLDREIIALDMAIVEVRDNIQKRDKRIEKIKKRINAIKDVIFVDFCKDINVPNISYYEENNLRIYQEQKKRQMELEQQHDRIKNQLRFENEDNTESKVLKWQRTIEQMAKADAELNKIYRQEEEVKIKLVEEEADMSALKKTYGRMERDLQNVQEELNNCKLQISNINKLYLNKQKEHIAVQRKIEQKKIECKTILKECQMENIIIPMSKVSGRRSKESSSSSSNSIAESFGECDVLSEIDFLQFPNDIRNCTNNDLLDALELLNEELARIKAELKNVANPNLKIDEKIDSIVQEIQEISTNLQNCRKNYDEINAQFELVKRNRYNLFSSCLENITAEVDSICKVGICNCALKFYLLHSLFFFCTSQFLFDLFSVQNLVNDRSAQAIILPDNPEEPYTGNVIYNCMVPSKNFLPMQCLSGGEKSLASLALLFAIQRYKKIPFVIMDECDAALDKMNIKNVTRFIQSQNTMQFIMISLHKELFYNTDALVAVAMQHRTSCPHSEVFGIVLSGYHY; encoded by the exons ATGCCGATCTTGAATACTATTGAGATTTCCAACTTTAAGTCGTTTAAAGGAAAAACAGTAATCAGTCCCATTCCGCGGTTCTTAGCAATAATCGGTCCAAATGGATCCG gaaaatcaaatattatggACGCTATAAGTTTTGCTTTAGGGGAGAAGGCAAGTGCTTTGCGTGTTAAACGCCTTAACCAACTTATTCATGGATTTCCTTTAAGACAATCAATGACTGAagg AATTGCCTACGTAAAACTAGTCTTCATAGGAGACGATAtcaatgataaaagtttcacaAGGATGATACATGGTGAAACCAATCAGTACAAAATAGATAACAAG GTTGTTAcggataaattttatatgacagAACTGCGACAAGTGGGTTTAGATATAAAGGCAGGAAACTTTTTGATACCCCAGGGCTGCATCGaacattttgcattaaaaatgccGAAAGCTTTAACCATTATGTTTGAACAAACTTGTAATTCAATTGCGTACAAAGCAGATTATGAGAG ATTAAAATCAGAACTTCTGAAAGTGGAAGACGAGACACATTTGCAACATCAAATGCTGAAACAGCTTAGAGTTCAAAAGAAAAATGCCACTGTAGAAAAAGCAgaaacaaaagaatatttacaattgcaagaagaatat aataagagaaaattaaaatgtcagTTAATTCGATTGCTTCTCATTCAGAAGAAAATGGAATTTTTagaagatataaaaagaaaaatcaaatctGATATAGACGAGCATCAACGCAATAAAAAGTTTAGGGtaattttgttgaaagaaatacaaataaaatttaagtctTTATCCATTGATCACGAAGTTATTGaggaaaatattatagaaatggAAAATAGTATTCAAAAGAAGAAGACAGAACTTGctatttttgaggaaaatatcTCCTACTGGAAGAATAAACATAGTTACGCGATCGAATTTCTATATAGTGCGAGTAAAGCTCGTGAAACTAAGCAGAAAGTCATTCAAGAATTAGAAGatgaattaaaacaaataaacaacaaattaaCAGAGTTAAGAAAAGCATCACAGACAAGCATTATAGAACTCAGCGATTGTCAG GTTAAACGTTACATGGAATTGACAATCAAAGTTGAATGTCAAGCAAAGGACTTTGtagaacaaataaataacttaCTGCACAATAAACAAGAGGATCACGATAAACTTGATAACGCAAATAGGCGTAAGCAAGAACTGGAGGACAAAGTAAAGCAGATAAGATTAAAGAAGAAGAATCTCGAAACGCGGCTCAAAAGACTGCAAGATTTAAATGCCGAATCCAAAGTTTTgtctatagaaaaaaaaaaaatagtagatgaattaaatcagaaaatttATGACACAAAGGATAAATCATTACGTCTGGAGAACGCTATTACAAAGATAAGAGAGCAGCTTTCAGAGATTGATATTGGTAACAGACAACATGacaaaaatgaaacaataaaaaagttgaaacaGTTGTATTCCGGTGTA tatggTCGCTTATCTAATTTGTGTAAGCCTATTCATGAACGTTATAATGTTGCAACAACGAAAGTTTTCGGTAAAAAAATGGAAGCTATCATCGTTGATACTAAACATACAGCAATTCgatgtattgaatttttaaaagagcATAGACTAGACATAGAAACATTTTTACCACTTGATACAATAAAAACTGTACATTTAAACGAACAGTTACG taCTATAAAAGAGCCGaggaatgttaaattattatatgacGTATTGAATATTTCACCTGAAATAAATAAAGCGGTTTTATTTGTCACTAAGAATACTTTAGTTTGTGAAACTGTTAAAGATGCACAAATAATAGCACAATCTCGCGAGAAATGGAAAgcacaaaat tGTGTTTCATTGGATGGATGTTTTTATCGTAAAGATGGTATAATATCTGGTGGACAGgctgatttaattaaaaaagcaaaACAATGGGTAGAACAAGACGTACTTCAATTGTCGGAACAAAAG ACACAATTAACGCAAGAACTCAGAAATTTGCCCAAAATTTCTCTCAAACTGCAGTTTGAACGTGAGGAAATTACTGTACAAATTAATGAACTCGAGGCTAGAAATAAATACattgaaatagatataaaagaCACT GAAAACCAAATTGTTAAAATGCAACAAGAATTAGATTTAGACACGCTTGATAGGGAAATAATTGCATTAGAC ATGGCAATAGTTGAAGTTCGagataatatacaaaaaagagataaaagaattgaaaaaataaagaaacgtaTTAATGCAATTAAAGATGTAATCTTTGTCGATTTTTGTAAAGACATTAATGTGCCGAATATTAGCTACTATGAAGAGAATAATTTACG aatttatcaaGAGCAAAAAAAGAGACAAATGGAGCTTGAACAACAACATGATCGTATCAAAAATCAATTGCGTTTTGAAAACGAGGATAATACAGAAA gTAAAGTATTGAAATGGCAACGCACTATAGAACAAATGGCGAAAGCGGACGCGGAATTGAATAAGATATATCGTCAAGAAGAAGAAGTAAAGATTAAGCTTGTGGAAGAAGAAGCGGATATGtctgcattaaaaaaaacttatggACGAATGGAAAGAGATTTACAGAATGTACAAGAAGAACTGAACAATTGCAAATTGCAAATTAgcaatattaacaaattataccTGAACAAACAGAAAGAGCATATTGCTGTACAGAGAAAAAtagaacagaaaaaaatagaatgcaAAACTATACTGAAAGAATGCCAG atggaaaatattattattccaaTGTCAAAGGTATCAGGTCGTAGATCAAAAGAAAGCTCAAGTAGCTCATCAAATTCGATTGCGGAATCGTTTGGTGAATGTGATGTGTTAtcagaaattgattttttgcaaTTTCCTAACGACATTCGCAATTGTACAAACAACGATTTACTAGATGCACTTGAACTACTTAATGAAGAGCTTGCAAGAATCAAGGCTGAGTTGAAAAACGTTGCAAATCCTAATCTTAag ATTGATGAAAAGATCGACTCGATAGTTCAAGAAATACAAGAGATAAGTACGAACCTTCAAAATTGCCGTAAAAACTATGATGAAATAAATGCACAATTTGAGTTAGTGAAAAGAAACAGATATAATCTGTTTTCGAGTTGTCTGGAGAACATTACTGCGGAAGTAGATTCTATATGCAAAGTCGGTATTTGTAATTGCgctttaaaattctatttattacatagtttgtttttcttttgtacatcgcagtttttatttgatttattttctgTGCAGAATTTAGTTAATGATAGGTCAGCTCAAGCAATTATCTTACCAGATAATCCTGAAGAACCGTACACAGGCAATGTAATTTACAACTGCATGGTGCCATCTAAAAACTTTCTTCCAATGCAATGTCTATCTGGTGGAGAGAAATCGCTCGCTAGTTTGGCATTACTATTTGCAATTCAGCG ttacaaaaaaataccgTTTGTCATTATGGACGAATGTGATGCAGCTTTAGACAAGATGAATATTAAGAATGTTACTCGCTTTATTCAGTCTCAAAATACAATGCAATTTATCATGATATCCTTACACAAAGAATTGTTTTACAATACCGATGCACTTGTAGCAGTTGCTATGCAA CATCGCACAAGCTGCCCTCACAGCGAAGTATTTGGTATTGTGTTAAGTGGATATcattattaa
- the LOC105208119 gene encoding structural maintenance of chromosomes protein 1A isoform X2 codes for MPILNTIEISNFKSFKGKTVISPIPRFLAIIGPNGSGKSNIMDAISFALGEKASALRVKRLNQLIHGFPLRQSMTEGIAYVKLVFIGDDINDKSFTRMIHGETNQYKIDNKVVTDKFYMTELRQVGLDIKAGNFLIPQGCIEHFALKMPKALTIMFEQTCNSIAYKADYERLKSELLKVEDETHLQHQMLKQLRVQKKNATVEKAETKEYLQLQEEYNKRKLKCQLIRLLLIQKKMEFLEDIKRKIKSDIDEHQRNKKFRVILLKEIQIKFKSLSIDHEVIEENIIEMENSIQKKKTELAIFEENISYWKNKHSYAIEFLYSASKARETKQKVIQELEDELKQINNKLTELRKASQTSIIELSDCQVKRYMELTIKVECQAKDFVEQINNLLHNKQEDHDKLDNANRRKQELEDKVKQIRLKKKNLETRLKRLQDLNAESKVLSIEKKKIVDELNQKIYDTKDKSLRLENAITKIREQLSEIDIGNRQHDKNETIKKLKQLYSGVYGRLSNLCKPIHERYNVATTKVFGKKMEAIIVDTKHTAIRCIEFLKEHRLDIETFLPLDTIKTVHLNEQLRTIKEPRNVKLLYDVLNISPEINKAVLFVTKNTLVCETVKDAQIIAQSREKWKAQNCVSLDGCFYRKDGIISGGQADLIKKAKQWVEQDVLQLSEQKTQLTQELRNLPKISLKLQFEREEITVQINELEARNKYIEIDIKDTMAIVEVRDNIQKRDKRIEKIKKRINAIKDVIFVDFCKDINVPNISYYEENNLRIYQEQKKRQMELEQQHDRIKNQLRFENEDNTESKVLKWQRTIEQMAKADAELNKIYRQEEEVKIKLVEEEADMSALKKTYGRMERDLQNVQEELNNCKLQISNINKLYLNKQKEHIAVQRKIEQKKIECKTILKECQMENIIIPMSKVSGRRSKESSSSSSNSIAESFGECDVLSEIDFLQFPNDIRNCTNNDLLDALELLNEELARIKAELKNVANPNLKIDEKIDSIVQEIQEISTNLQNCRKNYDEINAQFELVKRNRYNLFSSCLENITAEVDSICKVGICNCALKFYLLHSLFFFCTSQFLFDLFSVQNLVNDRSAQAIILPDNPEEPYTGNVIYNCMVPSKNFLPMQCLSGGEKSLASLALLFAIQRYKKIPFVIMDECDAALDKMNIKNVTRFIQSQNTMQFIMISLHKELFYNTDALVAVAMQHRTSCPHSEVFGIVLSGYHY; via the exons ATGCCGATCTTGAATACTATTGAGATTTCCAACTTTAAGTCGTTTAAAGGAAAAACAGTAATCAGTCCCATTCCGCGGTTCTTAGCAATAATCGGTCCAAATGGATCCG gaaaatcaaatattatggACGCTATAAGTTTTGCTTTAGGGGAGAAGGCAAGTGCTTTGCGTGTTAAACGCCTTAACCAACTTATTCATGGATTTCCTTTAAGACAATCAATGACTGAagg AATTGCCTACGTAAAACTAGTCTTCATAGGAGACGATAtcaatgataaaagtttcacaAGGATGATACATGGTGAAACCAATCAGTACAAAATAGATAACAAG GTTGTTAcggataaattttatatgacagAACTGCGACAAGTGGGTTTAGATATAAAGGCAGGAAACTTTTTGATACCCCAGGGCTGCATCGaacattttgcattaaaaatgccGAAAGCTTTAACCATTATGTTTGAACAAACTTGTAATTCAATTGCGTACAAAGCAGATTATGAGAG ATTAAAATCAGAACTTCTGAAAGTGGAAGACGAGACACATTTGCAACATCAAATGCTGAAACAGCTTAGAGTTCAAAAGAAAAATGCCACTGTAGAAAAAGCAgaaacaaaagaatatttacaattgcaagaagaatat aataagagaaaattaaaatgtcagTTAATTCGATTGCTTCTCATTCAGAAGAAAATGGAATTTTTagaagatataaaaagaaaaatcaaatctGATATAGACGAGCATCAACGCAATAAAAAGTTTAGGGtaattttgttgaaagaaatacaaataaaatttaagtctTTATCCATTGATCACGAAGTTATTGaggaaaatattatagaaatggAAAATAGTATTCAAAAGAAGAAGACAGAACTTGctatttttgaggaaaatatcTCCTACTGGAAGAATAAACATAGTTACGCGATCGAATTTCTATATAGTGCGAGTAAAGCTCGTGAAACTAAGCAGAAAGTCATTCAAGAATTAGAAGatgaattaaaacaaataaacaacaaattaaCAGAGTTAAGAAAAGCATCACAGACAAGCATTATAGAACTCAGCGATTGTCAG GTTAAACGTTACATGGAATTGACAATCAAAGTTGAATGTCAAGCAAAGGACTTTGtagaacaaataaataacttaCTGCACAATAAACAAGAGGATCACGATAAACTTGATAACGCAAATAGGCGTAAGCAAGAACTGGAGGACAAAGTAAAGCAGATAAGATTAAAGAAGAAGAATCTCGAAACGCGGCTCAAAAGACTGCAAGATTTAAATGCCGAATCCAAAGTTTTgtctatagaaaaaaaaaaaatagtagatgaattaaatcagaaaatttATGACACAAAGGATAAATCATTACGTCTGGAGAACGCTATTACAAAGATAAGAGAGCAGCTTTCAGAGATTGATATTGGTAACAGACAACATGacaaaaatgaaacaataaaaaagttgaaacaGTTGTATTCCGGTGTA tatggTCGCTTATCTAATTTGTGTAAGCCTATTCATGAACGTTATAATGTTGCAACAACGAAAGTTTTCGGTAAAAAAATGGAAGCTATCATCGTTGATACTAAACATACAGCAATTCgatgtattgaatttttaaaagagcATAGACTAGACATAGAAACATTTTTACCACTTGATACAATAAAAACTGTACATTTAAACGAACAGTTACG taCTATAAAAGAGCCGaggaatgttaaattattatatgacGTATTGAATATTTCACCTGAAATAAATAAAGCGGTTTTATTTGTCACTAAGAATACTTTAGTTTGTGAAACTGTTAAAGATGCACAAATAATAGCACAATCTCGCGAGAAATGGAAAgcacaaaat tGTGTTTCATTGGATGGATGTTTTTATCGTAAAGATGGTATAATATCTGGTGGACAGgctgatttaattaaaaaagcaaaACAATGGGTAGAACAAGACGTACTTCAATTGTCGGAACAAAAG ACACAATTAACGCAAGAACTCAGAAATTTGCCCAAAATTTCTCTCAAACTGCAGTTTGAACGTGAGGAAATTACTGTACAAATTAATGAACTCGAGGCTAGAAATAAATACattgaaatagatataaaagaCACT ATGGCAATAGTTGAAGTTCGagataatatacaaaaaagagataaaagaattgaaaaaataaagaaacgtaTTAATGCAATTAAAGATGTAATCTTTGTCGATTTTTGTAAAGACATTAATGTGCCGAATATTAGCTACTATGAAGAGAATAATTTACG aatttatcaaGAGCAAAAAAAGAGACAAATGGAGCTTGAACAACAACATGATCGTATCAAAAATCAATTGCGTTTTGAAAACGAGGATAATACAGAAA gTAAAGTATTGAAATGGCAACGCACTATAGAACAAATGGCGAAAGCGGACGCGGAATTGAATAAGATATATCGTCAAGAAGAAGAAGTAAAGATTAAGCTTGTGGAAGAAGAAGCGGATATGtctgcattaaaaaaaacttatggACGAATGGAAAGAGATTTACAGAATGTACAAGAAGAACTGAACAATTGCAAATTGCAAATTAgcaatattaacaaattataccTGAACAAACAGAAAGAGCATATTGCTGTACAGAGAAAAAtagaacagaaaaaaatagaatgcaAAACTATACTGAAAGAATGCCAG atggaaaatattattattccaaTGTCAAAGGTATCAGGTCGTAGATCAAAAGAAAGCTCAAGTAGCTCATCAAATTCGATTGCGGAATCGTTTGGTGAATGTGATGTGTTAtcagaaattgattttttgcaaTTTCCTAACGACATTCGCAATTGTACAAACAACGATTTACTAGATGCACTTGAACTACTTAATGAAGAGCTTGCAAGAATCAAGGCTGAGTTGAAAAACGTTGCAAATCCTAATCTTAag ATTGATGAAAAGATCGACTCGATAGTTCAAGAAATACAAGAGATAAGTACGAACCTTCAAAATTGCCGTAAAAACTATGATGAAATAAATGCACAATTTGAGTTAGTGAAAAGAAACAGATATAATCTGTTTTCGAGTTGTCTGGAGAACATTACTGCGGAAGTAGATTCTATATGCAAAGTCGGTATTTGTAATTGCgctttaaaattctatttattacatagtttgtttttcttttgtacatcgcagtttttatttgatttattttctgTGCAGAATTTAGTTAATGATAGGTCAGCTCAAGCAATTATCTTACCAGATAATCCTGAAGAACCGTACACAGGCAATGTAATTTACAACTGCATGGTGCCATCTAAAAACTTTCTTCCAATGCAATGTCTATCTGGTGGAGAGAAATCGCTCGCTAGTTTGGCATTACTATTTGCAATTCAGCG ttacaaaaaaataccgTTTGTCATTATGGACGAATGTGATGCAGCTTTAGACAAGATGAATATTAAGAATGTTACTCGCTTTATTCAGTCTCAAAATACAATGCAATTTATCATGATATCCTTACACAAAGAATTGTTTTACAATACCGATGCACTTGTAGCAGTTGCTATGCAA CATCGCACAAGCTGCCCTCACAGCGAAGTATTTGGTATTGTGTTAAGTGGATATcattattaa
- the LOC105208119 gene encoding structural maintenance of chromosomes protein 1A isoform X3, which produces MPILNTIEISNFKSFKGKTVISPIPRFLAIIGPNGSGKSNIMDAISFALGEKASALRVKRLNQLIHGFPLRQSMTEGIAYVKLVFIGDDINDKSFTRMIHGETNQYKIDNKVVTDKFYMTELRQVGLDIKAGNFLIPQGCIEHFALKMPKALTIMFEQTCNSIAYKADYERLKSELLKVEDETHLQHQMLKQLRVQKKNATVEKAETKEYLQLQEEYNKRKLKCQLIRLLLIQKKMEFLEDIKRKIKSDIDEHQRNKKFRVILLKEIQIKFKSLSIDHEVIEENIIEMENSIQKKKTELAIFEENISYWKNKHSYAIEFLYSASKARETKQKVIQELEDELKQINNKLTELRKASQTSIIELSDCQVKRYMELTIKVECQAKDFVEQINNLLHNKQEDHDKLDNANRRKQELEDKVKQIRLKKKNLETRLKRLQDLNAESKVLSIEKKKIVDELNQKIYDTKDKSLRLENAITKIREQLSEIDIGNRQHDKNETIKKLKQLYSGVYGRLSNLCKPIHERYNVATTKVFGKKMEAIIVDTKHTAIRCIEFLKEHRLDIETFLPLDTIKTVHLNEQLRTIKEPRNVKLLYDVLNISPEINKAVLFVTKNTLVCETVKDAQIIAQSREKWKAQNCVSLDGCFYRKDGIISGGQADLIKKAKQWVEQDVLQLSEQKTQLTQELRNLPKISLKLQFEREEITVQINELEARNKYIEIDIKDTENQIVKMQQELDLDTLDREIIALDMAIVEVRDNIQKRDKRIEKIKKRINAIKDVIFVDFCKDINVPNISYYEENNLRIYQEQKKRQMELEQQHDRIKNQLRFENEDNTESKVLKWQRTIEQMAKADAELNKIYRQEEEVKIKLVEEEADMSALKKTYGRMERDLQNVQEELNNCKLQISNINKLYLNKQKEHIAVQRKIEQKKIECKTILKECQMENIIIPMSKVSGRRSKESSSSSSNSIAESFGECDVLSEIDFLQFPNDIRNCTNNDLLDALELLNEELARIKAELKNVANPNLKIDEKIDSIVQEIQEISTNLQNCRKNYDEINAQFELVKRNRYNLFSSCLENITAEVDSICKNLVNDRSAQAIILPDNPEEPYTGNVIYNCMVPSKNFLPMQCLSGGEKSLASLALLFAIQRYKKIPFVIMDECDAALDKMNIKNVTRFIQSQNTMQFIMISLHKELFYNTDALVAVAMQHRTSCPHSEVFGIVLSGYHY; this is translated from the exons ATGCCGATCTTGAATACTATTGAGATTTCCAACTTTAAGTCGTTTAAAGGAAAAACAGTAATCAGTCCCATTCCGCGGTTCTTAGCAATAATCGGTCCAAATGGATCCG gaaaatcaaatattatggACGCTATAAGTTTTGCTTTAGGGGAGAAGGCAAGTGCTTTGCGTGTTAAACGCCTTAACCAACTTATTCATGGATTTCCTTTAAGACAATCAATGACTGAagg AATTGCCTACGTAAAACTAGTCTTCATAGGAGACGATAtcaatgataaaagtttcacaAGGATGATACATGGTGAAACCAATCAGTACAAAATAGATAACAAG GTTGTTAcggataaattttatatgacagAACTGCGACAAGTGGGTTTAGATATAAAGGCAGGAAACTTTTTGATACCCCAGGGCTGCATCGaacattttgcattaaaaatgccGAAAGCTTTAACCATTATGTTTGAACAAACTTGTAATTCAATTGCGTACAAAGCAGATTATGAGAG ATTAAAATCAGAACTTCTGAAAGTGGAAGACGAGACACATTTGCAACATCAAATGCTGAAACAGCTTAGAGTTCAAAAGAAAAATGCCACTGTAGAAAAAGCAgaaacaaaagaatatttacaattgcaagaagaatat aataagagaaaattaaaatgtcagTTAATTCGATTGCTTCTCATTCAGAAGAAAATGGAATTTTTagaagatataaaaagaaaaatcaaatctGATATAGACGAGCATCAACGCAATAAAAAGTTTAGGGtaattttgttgaaagaaatacaaataaaatttaagtctTTATCCATTGATCACGAAGTTATTGaggaaaatattatagaaatggAAAATAGTATTCAAAAGAAGAAGACAGAACTTGctatttttgaggaaaatatcTCCTACTGGAAGAATAAACATAGTTACGCGATCGAATTTCTATATAGTGCGAGTAAAGCTCGTGAAACTAAGCAGAAAGTCATTCAAGAATTAGAAGatgaattaaaacaaataaacaacaaattaaCAGAGTTAAGAAAAGCATCACAGACAAGCATTATAGAACTCAGCGATTGTCAG GTTAAACGTTACATGGAATTGACAATCAAAGTTGAATGTCAAGCAAAGGACTTTGtagaacaaataaataacttaCTGCACAATAAACAAGAGGATCACGATAAACTTGATAACGCAAATAGGCGTAAGCAAGAACTGGAGGACAAAGTAAAGCAGATAAGATTAAAGAAGAAGAATCTCGAAACGCGGCTCAAAAGACTGCAAGATTTAAATGCCGAATCCAAAGTTTTgtctatagaaaaaaaaaaaatagtagatgaattaaatcagaaaatttATGACACAAAGGATAAATCATTACGTCTGGAGAACGCTATTACAAAGATAAGAGAGCAGCTTTCAGAGATTGATATTGGTAACAGACAACATGacaaaaatgaaacaataaaaaagttgaaacaGTTGTATTCCGGTGTA tatggTCGCTTATCTAATTTGTGTAAGCCTATTCATGAACGTTATAATGTTGCAACAACGAAAGTTTTCGGTAAAAAAATGGAAGCTATCATCGTTGATACTAAACATACAGCAATTCgatgtattgaatttttaaaagagcATAGACTAGACATAGAAACATTTTTACCACTTGATACAATAAAAACTGTACATTTAAACGAACAGTTACG taCTATAAAAGAGCCGaggaatgttaaattattatatgacGTATTGAATATTTCACCTGAAATAAATAAAGCGGTTTTATTTGTCACTAAGAATACTTTAGTTTGTGAAACTGTTAAAGATGCACAAATAATAGCACAATCTCGCGAGAAATGGAAAgcacaaaat tGTGTTTCATTGGATGGATGTTTTTATCGTAAAGATGGTATAATATCTGGTGGACAGgctgatttaattaaaaaagcaaaACAATGGGTAGAACAAGACGTACTTCAATTGTCGGAACAAAAG ACACAATTAACGCAAGAACTCAGAAATTTGCCCAAAATTTCTCTCAAACTGCAGTTTGAACGTGAGGAAATTACTGTACAAATTAATGAACTCGAGGCTAGAAATAAATACattgaaatagatataaaagaCACT GAAAACCAAATTGTTAAAATGCAACAAGAATTAGATTTAGACACGCTTGATAGGGAAATAATTGCATTAGAC ATGGCAATAGTTGAAGTTCGagataatatacaaaaaagagataaaagaattgaaaaaataaagaaacgtaTTAATGCAATTAAAGATGTAATCTTTGTCGATTTTTGTAAAGACATTAATGTGCCGAATATTAGCTACTATGAAGAGAATAATTTACG aatttatcaaGAGCAAAAAAAGAGACAAATGGAGCTTGAACAACAACATGATCGTATCAAAAATCAATTGCGTTTTGAAAACGAGGATAATACAGAAA gTAAAGTATTGAAATGGCAACGCACTATAGAACAAATGGCGAAAGCGGACGCGGAATTGAATAAGATATATCGTCAAGAAGAAGAAGTAAAGATTAAGCTTGTGGAAGAAGAAGCGGATATGtctgcattaaaaaaaacttatggACGAATGGAAAGAGATTTACAGAATGTACAAGAAGAACTGAACAATTGCAAATTGCAAATTAgcaatattaacaaattataccTGAACAAACAGAAAGAGCATATTGCTGTACAGAGAAAAAtagaacagaaaaaaatagaatgcaAAACTATACTGAAAGAATGCCAG atggaaaatattattattccaaTGTCAAAGGTATCAGGTCGTAGATCAAAAGAAAGCTCAAGTAGCTCATCAAATTCGATTGCGGAATCGTTTGGTGAATGTGATGTGTTAtcagaaattgattttttgcaaTTTCCTAACGACATTCGCAATTGTACAAACAACGATTTACTAGATGCACTTGAACTACTTAATGAAGAGCTTGCAAGAATCAAGGCTGAGTTGAAAAACGTTGCAAATCCTAATCTTAag ATTGATGAAAAGATCGACTCGATAGTTCAAGAAATACAAGAGATAAGTACGAACCTTCAAAATTGCCGTAAAAACTATGATGAAATAAATGCACAATTTGAGTTAGTGAAAAGAAACAGATATAATCTGTTTTCGAGTTGTCTGGAGAACATTACTGCGGAAGTAGATTCTATATGCAAA AATTTAGTTAATGATAGGTCAGCTCAAGCAATTATCTTACCAGATAATCCTGAAGAACCGTACACAGGCAATGTAATTTACAACTGCATGGTGCCATCTAAAAACTTTCTTCCAATGCAATGTCTATCTGGTGGAGAGAAATCGCTCGCTAGTTTGGCATTACTATTTGCAATTCAGCG ttacaaaaaaataccgTTTGTCATTATGGACGAATGTGATGCAGCTTTAGACAAGATGAATATTAAGAATGTTACTCGCTTTATTCAGTCTCAAAATACAATGCAATTTATCATGATATCCTTACACAAAGAATTGTTTTACAATACCGATGCACTTGTAGCAGTTGCTATGCAA CATCGCACAAGCTGCCCTCACAGCGAAGTATTTGGTATTGTGTTAAGTGGATATcattattaa